TAATTAAATTCATTTAATCTTTTCACATTTCCACACTTTATAATTCAGAATACCCGATCGACCTCTTATTTTAAAAAATGTTTGCAACACAATTATAGTAATTAATTATAGAAGAGAAATTACATCAAATTATTGATCTTGTATTTGCTAACCCACTAAGTAGCACTTTGAAAAAGAATTAGAATCTTTGTTTCCAATCTCGACACTTGGCCCCATCAATTGACCAACGCTTGTTTCAATAACGTCCTTGTGTATCACACACTTCCCCTTTTACATTTACTTATCTACTATAAATTTTTCATACACtttgagaaataataaataaaatgtataatttatcatgatattcATAATTATTGatgtatatttttattgaatttgagaaaataatttgaaatgagtaattaatattgtgggtataacagaaaaaaaaaaattatcttttctTAATATGCTAagagtgacaagtaaaaatgaaaatctatttttaaaatattggaAAAATAAAAGAGAACGGAGAGAGTATATAAAACTACAGTATATTTCATCTCTATAAAGCTCTTATTTTATACGTACTTGATTGTTATTTTACGTTTGGTTATTTTCATTTACAAGAATTTCACATTTATAGCGGCAATATACTTGCAAAGAAAAGAGGAAATAAATTATGGGTAGATGGAGAATTTTTTATAGCAATATTAAAAGAGGATTTAAAATATCTCGTCTTTCCATATTTGATTCATTCGGCGAGGGATCTTATTAGAAAATTTAATCCCATGTTTGATCCGTTTTAGATAACTTAACTCATAAGGGTGAGCTTAACAATCCTTTACTCATGATTTTAAGTAGTTTTATTAGGGAAAACGGGCAAGAAAGCTAATTGAGTTGAAGGATTAATATTAACTACTATGTATTTAGATTAAGGCGTCGTTTGTTTTCTTAAATTATAATGTCTAAGTTTTACTACATGCATGACTACTAAAATGTTATCTCCAAATTTGAACAATGATTAGTAGTGGAAGTGGTTGATAATGGTGATTTTGCGTGGCGACACTTATCTTTTTCTTAAAAGCTTGACAAAAcactttaattttttaaaaacttattAGTAAGTATTATGCATTTCCGTCTCAACTTAATATTCGCCTACTAATTAGTAAGTATTTCCTTAAATCAAGCAATTCAAACTATAGTACTTAACTTATCGGTTCAAAACAGCTCTATTACGTCACACTATCCCATTACAGTTGCTCCAAAAATCTCGAAACTAACAGTAAGTGCTGTCTTCAAATTCAAATTGGAAAAGTAGTACTCcacataaaaagaaagaaaaaggaaaaggcgCAGTCAATGGGATTGTGTCAAGGGCTAAAATTGGAAAACATCATTAATGCCCCCATTAATTTAGTTTTGCAAAACTGGCCAATTGGCTCAAAATAGTGTCAAACCATGCACGCGCATGACTTCCCTTTATAAGCTTCATTTTCTCCCCTCTTTCTCTTCACATTCACATTTAAGCTTCTCTTTGGCGTGGCTTCCTATTCTCATTGCTTCACTTTTCTCTTTTCTCACAATcccttcttcttcatctcttcctattctcatttcccttttttttttaaagacaATGTATAAAATGGAGAAGGAAAAGTTGTCAAGGAAACATTACAAAAACCCTTCATTTTCATCCTCACTTCTTGATGAAATTTACCGTTCAATTGATGGTTATGACCAAAGAAAGGAAGTTTCAAAGTTACCAAAAGAAACCAAGAAATACAGCAACAGAAGCAATGAAATAGCTAAAGCAAaagccaacaacaacaacaagagtATAGAAGATGAAGAAATTGCAAGTTTTAGAAGGGCATGTTTGATTGAAAAATGGATGGAGAAAAAAGTGAAAGACAAAATTTTGATGACAAAAAAAGGACCTTCACTTCCTGATTTATTAGATAATGATCCACTCTTTTTCAGTTCAACAAGTTCTTCTGAATCCAATTCTGGTACTCTCTCTACAACTTCCTCTGAAGCTGACTGTTTTTACTCTGAAAAATTCTCAAGAAATACTACTTCTACTACTTGTTTTGCTGCGCCAAAGAGTAAAAAATCAGTGAGAAGAGCCAGTGTTTCACCACGTTTAGAACGTAGGTGTCAAAATCCACTGTACACTACTGAACAAAGTCATGAGTTTTATTTATTTGACGACTATCACAGTCAAAAAACAGAGGAAAATGAGGAGAGTTTGATTAAGTCTAAATCAAGGGCTTTGAAAATCTACAACAATTTGAAGAAAGTGAAACAGCCCATTTCCCCTGGTGGTCGTCTTACTAATTTTCTCAGTTCCATTTTCAATAATGGGAATGGGAAAAAATCCAAGAATCTTGCTAATATTGAGAGGAATGCAAAATCTGCTCGAGCAGCTTCATCAACTTGTTCTTCAGCTTCATCATTTTCAAGATCCTGTTTGAGTTCTAAAACCACATCAAATTTAACGCAAAAATTCCAAAATGGTGTAAAAAGGACAGTGAGATTTAACCCAGTTAGTGTAATTGTTGATGAAGATTGTCGTCCTTGTGGTCATAAATGCATATATGACCAAGAATCTGATAATTTTCAAAAGCTCAAATCCCAAGGAAATGCAGCAATAATTGAGAAGAACAGGAAATTTGAAGTGACAAAAGTTGATTCCTTGAAAAGTTATCAACATATTAAGAAGAAGAATGATTACATTGTTGATTATACAGAGGAAGAAGattttgaagaagaagatgaagatgcagCAAGTGATTCAAGTTCAGATTTGTTTGAAATTGATCATTTAGCATTTTTTGGTAACAATAGGTTTTGTGAAGAGCTTCCTGTGTATGAAACTACTCATCTTGATACCAATAGAGGAATTGCAAATCGTTTCATTCGTTAATTAGCCGTAGAATTATGAGAAATTTGAGACAATGTTATTTAGTAAGAaagtttcctttttctttttggtaTAGATCAATTTTCTTTCAATAAATCAACTTTATTATCTATTCTGTCTTTTTTAGCAGTACATCTGAAATTTTTGATCTATAATTGAAATATATActttttttttagtttaattCTATATATGAAGGGGAGCCTTTGAGAATAGTTAAAATTGTTTAGGTCTAGTTccggttcgagccgtgaaatcaTCCAGCTAGACTGTTTACATTACACTCCCTGACGGACATTCCGTTTTCTACTAATGATGTATAAATTTCTTATACCATAGAGAAAAAATTATCCTATAATAGCACATAACAAGCTTGATATGTTAActtgaaaaatatagtataacCTGTTTGTTATAGTTAATTAAACTGATTGATGGTTGTAAAAATCTTGGACAGTGTATGTAATTAAAATTTTCATATTCTTTCAGTAGTTGAGAAAAGTTAAAGGGGGGTGTGAACAAAGGCCAATGTTGAAAAAGAAGAGAAGGGGGTGATTGGGAGGATCCCTAAGCAAGGCAAGATAGTGACAGATTTTGATAAAACAgaggaaaaaataaagaaagatattggaaaaaggaaaagaaaggaaaGGGAAAAAAATGAAGATTCGAGATCGAAATTAGAAGAAATAGATCCTTAGGGTGATGGCAAAGGGAAAGGCAGATCTTCGTCCCATAGGAATAGGGGAAAGTTAAAGGGTTTtgctttctttttgttttttcctcTCTggaaaattggaatttttgttttGTTTGGTATATTTGCTTCAACTTGGTGTTCTGAGTCCATTTCTTCAAATACAAATCCCTATGTCCAAGAAAAGTTGCACTTGTTTGGTTACTGTGTTTACAATTCCTAGCCACTTTTCttttttagtttctttttcttttacattcctcaaaactaattacataaagATAGAACTAAAGCTTTGAATTCTTTTTAAAAATGCGAAATAGGGAGAAAAGTTTAGAATTCATAACTTTTGTTCGTTTCTTGATTTTTTGATCAATTTTGTCCTCTTTGTAAAATTCTGTGGTCCTTTGAGAAATTTTTCTATAAAAGAAAAGAGACTTGGCTTCTCAAACATTATTATCCGAATTTAGGGACCATGTCAATgttctttaatttaattaatttatcaaTCAACAAAATCATTTTGAAGGTAACATGTGCTATACATTCAAGGCATTTATAAATATGAGATGATAAAAGAAATACATCATTAAAAAAAGATAAAACAAGTTATTTCTAATTAAGTAGTGAGATTTGGCTCAAGATTGCCCATTTTTTGTTATGAGAATGAGGAAGTTAATCATGATATCAATTATACATTTTCTCATAAacatattttgaaataaaacaaaatattttctcttttttttttctttctttctttaatttGTAAAAGATCTCATGTACTTAATAGGTAAGCTTAACCTATGTTTGTAACTATTTTTTTTCCTAATTGCCTCCTCCTATATACCAGTAACCccctctctatatatatatatatgatgaagCCAATGAAAAATGATACTCTAGCTAGTACTTTTAAAGTGAGTAAAATCGAACTTTAATTTCCTTTTATGAAAGAATCTTTAAGTGGTCTTCTCAACTCTTCATTGCTAGCATCGTTCATCATTATAATTATCATCTCCCTTTGTCCAAAATAATGAGTGAATCAAATATTCATATTTATCATAAATTTTCTAATAATTCACTACCACTTGATCATTTTACACCTTAATAATCCAGAAGAAACATACGCCTAGTAATTAATTATTAGATTAGTATTCAACCGTGCCCTTAGACATttgaaacaaaacaaaaaataatactAATCAACAGGGAAAGAGAAGGTAGATTAAATGATAAGGACTACGTGACGAGCATGCAAATTAGCCTGTCGCCCTAAATTAATAACTTAAGTACCTCACGCTTAGTTGGAATCTTTCTAGTCAAAATCCAACATGATAAAATGATTAGAGAAATGTGCATTGTTATAAGAAAAGATGTAGATTTGTAACTAAGttcaatttattaaattaaacggATCAAGAATATAATGAGCTACATGAAATATTCTAAGGAAGTCCTATAGTATATAATTATTGAGTTGGTACAGGTTTTTGTTCTTTCTTGCATAGAAGCTATAGTTGTATAAGTTAGGAAGTTAGTGGCTCATTAATTTAGATGATTCCTCTTAGCTTCCTATGGTTGGTGAGTGGGGAAGTTGCCAGCAATTATGAGAAGAATAATGTTTGAAGACTAGAAAGAATGTAAAAGAGTTTAATAAAGAAAACCAAAACTACATGCATATAACAATTGACCAACTAATAAAGCAAACCTGCTATCTAGTAGTAATTAGTATGTCAAGTCAATTTTATCATTACGTTATCGCCTATATTTGTTATCAAATTATTACATAAATTGATTTTTGTGAGAGTGAATATCTGTTTTCTTTGTTGGTTTCGTTTCTTTCTAAGCTTAAAGTCAGCCACCAGCTTCTGCCATCCCATTTTGCTGCTGCAACCACCAAATTCTTTAGCCAGGCCCAGGCCGGCCCACGCGCCAAGCCCGACCCACTTGACATTCCCATTTGCATTTATACCCAATTTTTAGGTCATCATTAAACTtatacccactttgcaaaaaAAATTATAAGTCTACCTAATTTTCGGATAACTTGAGACATAGAAGAGGTCTGAAGTAACAAAAATTTATGTATGCAGGTCCAAGGATTTCAGTCAAATGACTTTAAATCAACAAATCTGAATTTGCAGTTCATGCTGCCTTTCATTTTTCTAGTGGATGAATTTACAATTTGTGCTCAAACAGATACTAAATTCTGATAATCTAGAGATTCTcataaaaatgcaaaaaacaaccATAAACCCTTTCTGCACTAATTAAAAGACCAAAAAAATAGCTTTACATTGATCTGtgcaaaaaaaggaaaaaaagagaaagaagaaagacaTAATCGAGAGAAGCAGATCTGTCCCAAAAaggaataaaaaagaaagaaggaagaaaaaaccAACGCATAACATGAAACTGGAAGACAATGGTTGAAAGTTGATATATAGGGAAGAAGTAGAAGAATAAGCGTGAAATTTTGTTTGAAGTTCTCCAATATTGGGTACATATTAAATATTTggaaaaagggtcaaatataccctTATACTTTCGaatattgtctatatttaacctccgttatactatctTACCAAATTTATCCCTACCTTTATACTATCTAGCCAAATTTACCCATATCATCAACAAACATTTTAAAAATTATCCCTTGATCTGTTAAGAAATCCAAAATTTTctaaattccttttatttaaatcacttgttgttcttcctGCTCcattattttcagaaattactattgatgtgaatgctaaagttactagactatacaaattattcataatttttgTTTAATTACCAATGCACCAACTTCTCTTCTTGTAATAATGAGTTTGAAGttggtttaaaattttatttatttttcaatcatatacacaccgtagaattcagtgggtctatttattgtatattatattatcacgacccgaaattcccaccttcgggaccatgatgacgcctaacatttcacttgctagacaagacAACGtaagaatataattagccatttttaacaaaattttaaattaattaataataagaaaacaaatgcgaaaataaagtctgaaataaagtgaatattccataataatcgcgatatctaaataccatcccagaactggagtcacaagtgcacgagcttctagaataatacaaataaatatctgaaataaattcaagttgtttgaaatataatacacagctgagataagatagaaggggacttcagaactgcgaacattgtgcagttataccttaagtctccactggtagctatatccgggcaaatctacaatacgtcgttgggaccaactccgaaatctgcacaagaagtggagagtgtagtatcagtacaaccgaccccatgtaccggtaagtgtcgagcctaacctcgacgaaatagtgacgagcctaaggcaggtcacttacattaacctgtacgcaataataataacaacaacaataatagaaatatatcgggtaactcattttaacagttgaagtcaactcgacagtcataaccaattattatttcaatcaatttccgttgcggcgtgcaacccgccccaacaatataattcctcaataaattttcgttgcgacgtgcaacccgctccaacaatataaattttaaataaatctgttgcgacgtgcaacccgatctcccaatataaactttaaataactctgttgcggtgtgcaacccgatcccctaatatatttattttcattttcgttgcaacgtgcaacccgatccccccatatattttaacaactcttaaatataataaaaatacttcaataaataccacgttcaatgagaaactattaagcatcaaggcatacaatacttataatttatttatgaaataaataatggcaagtagcaattaattatggaaattagggagaaaatagggagtctaatatttaatatgataaatgtcaagtagcaattaagacacttAAATTAAATAAGCATttgacaattattgcaggaattcaagaattaatatttgacaaggaatatgagagaaacaattattataataattaattcatgtcttaaataatttaagatgtttaaataattaagcaaacaattaatttgacaaagtatagacactcgtcaccttgcctatacatcgttacacatgaaattcacatagcaaataattcaacggTTCTATTACCTCAAGTCAAGggtaaccacgacacttacctcactttgcaaccaaattcaagaatccaataaacctttccctcgcgaattcgtgtccgaaatcctcaaatctagtcataaacaattcaatatactcagtACAAATTgcatgaattaattccatatgaatcccgaaaaaactcatgaaattcgaacacccgttccgatatgagttcaactatacaaaaattatcgaattccaacATTGGATTGGCttccaaatcttcattttacatttttgaaagattttataaaaaactgatttttcttccataaattcacggatttatgatgtaaatgagtatggaatcataaaatataatcaatataggataaggaacacttaccccaatgtttttccgtgaaaattgcccaaaaatcgccttacccgagctcaattcttgaataatgaaaaatgggatgaaatcccattttcagaacttaagttttgcTGTCcaggaatttcttcttcgcgaacacgatagcaccctcgcgttcgtgaagcacatttttgtgctgccctagatttcttctttgcgaacgtgaggccagtctcgcgaacgtgatggctttccaaacttggccttcgcgaacgcggtctcctatacgcgaacgcgaagccttatcGCCTGGTGCCCGGCCAGGCCTCGCCCTTCTACACGAACATGAATGCTCTCACGCGTTCGTGATGAACACTGCCCTCtaccccttcgcgaatgcggtcccctctttgcgaatgcgaagagtaaatttTGCCTGCCTcgagttcctcttcgcgaatgcgagacctctatcgcgaatgcgaagaaggacaccAGACAGTGCATCAGATAAATTCTAGCAGAGTTTCAAGTCCAAAATTCAccctgttaaccatctgaaactcacccgagaccctcgagacctcaaccaaatacatcaccaagtcctaaaatatcatacgaacttagtagaaacctcaaattacatcaaccaacaataaaaacacgaatcacacatagattcaagcctaatgaactttgaaacttttaatttctacaaacgacgccggaacctaccaaatcaagtccgattgacctcaaattttgcacacaagtcataaatgacataacggacctataaaaattaTCAGAACtcaaatccaaccccgatatcaataaaagtcaatttgtggtcaaactttgaaatctttaagcctttaggcttctaaTTTTCGCTAACAGgcgataattcaagttagggacctccaaattaaattgcgggcatacgctcaagttccaaatcacgatacagacctactggaactgtcaaaatattgatccgagtctgtttgctcaaaatattgagcaaagtcaactcagttgagttttaaggctctttttcacattttaatcaatttttcatataaaaactttctgaaaaattatacggactacgcacgcaagtcgaggaataatgaatagtacttttcaaggtcttagaacacataaataattattaaatttaaagataaccttttggatcatcacattctccacttctaaaacaaacgttcgtcctcgaacggaattagaaaaagtacctgagctggtgaaaaggtgtggatatttactctgcatgtccgacttggactctcaggtagatgcttctaccggatgacctctccattgtacccgaattgaaggataactcttagacctcaactgtcggacctgccaggctagaatagctaccgactcctcctcataagtcaaatccttatctaattggactgagctgaaatctaacacatgggacagattaccatgatatttccagagcatagacacatggaatactggatggactgctgataaactaggtgataGTGCAaacctgtaggctacttcacccacccttttaagaatttcaaagggtccaatatacctagggctcaactttcccttctttccgaatctcattacacccttcataggtgaaacccgaagcaatactctctctccaaccatgaatgcaatgtcatgAACTTTACGgccgacataactcttttgcctagattgagcttgtgcgaagtcgatcttgaataattttgaccttatccaaggcatcctgtaccaaactggtacccaacaatcgagcctctcccggttcaaaccaaccaactagcgaaCGACACCGTCTTCCATATAATgtctcatatggagccatttgaatgctcgactggtagctattattataagcaaactccgcaaatggcaagaattgatcccaagaacctccaaagtctataacacaagcacgaagcatatcttccaatatctgaatagtgcgttctgactgtccggctgtctgtggatgaaatgctgtactcaactcaacccgcgtacctaactcacgctgtacatccCTCCATAAGTGCaaagtgaactgcgtacctcgattaaaaatgatagacacgggcataccgtaaaggtggacaatctcacgaatgtaaatttcagctaaccgctctgaagaataggtaactgccactggaatgaaatatgccgacttggttaacctgtccacaatgaccgtAACTACGTCGaaatttctctgagtccgtgggatcccaataacaaaatccatagtgttacgctcccacttccattcaggaatttttattttctgaagcaaaccaccaagtctctgatgaTCGTACTTAtcttgttgacaattcagacaccgagctacatatgcaaatatatccttcttcattctcctccaccaataatgttgcc
The DNA window shown above is from Nicotiana tomentosiformis chromosome 8, ASM39032v3, whole genome shotgun sequence and carries:
- the LOC104110847 gene encoding protein BIG GRAIN 1-like B — translated: MYKMEKEKLSRKHYKNPSFSSSLLDEIYRSIDGYDQRKEVSKLPKETKKYSNRSNEIAKAKANNNNKSIEDEEIASFRRACLIEKWMEKKVKDKILMTKKGPSLPDLLDNDPLFFSSTSSSESNSGTLSTTSSEADCFYSEKFSRNTTSTTCFAAPKSKKSVRRASVSPRLERSHEFYLFDDYHSQKTEENEESLIKSKSRALKIYNNLKKVKQPISPGGRLTNFLSSIFNNGNGKKSKNLANIERNAKSARAASSTCSSASSFSRSCLSSKTTSNLTQKFQNGVKRTVRFNPVSVIVDEDCRPCGHKCIYDQESDNFQKLKSQGNAAIIEKNRKFEVTKVDSLKSYQHIKKKNDYIVDYTEEEDFEEEDEDAASDSSSDLFEIDHLAFFGNNRFCEELPVYETTHLDTNRGIANRFIR